One region of Bacillus zhangzhouensis genomic DNA includes:
- the gatC gene encoding Asp-tRNA(Asn)/Glu-tRNA(Gln) amidotransferase subunit GatC encodes MSRISIEEVKHVAHLARLAITEEEAEMFTEQLDSIISFAEQLNEVDTENVEPTTHVLKMKNVMREDVPNKGLSIEAVIKNAPDHKDGYIRVPSILD; translated from the coding sequence ATGTCAAGAATTTCAATAGAAGAAGTCAAGCACGTTGCGCATTTAGCAAGGCTTGCGATTACAGAAGAAGAAGCTGAGATGTTTACAGAACAGCTTGATAGCATCATTTCATTTGCAGAGCAGTTAAACGAGGTAGATACGGAAAACGTTGAACCAACTACACACGTATTAAAAATGAAAAACGTCATGAGAGAAGATGTTCCGAATAAAGGTCTTTCCATTGAGGCAGTCATCAAAAACGCGCCTGATCATAAAGACGGCTATATTCGTGTGCCATCAATTTTGGACTAA
- the gatA gene encoding Asp-tRNA(Asn)/Glu-tRNA(Gln) amidotransferase subunit GatA: MSLFDHKISELKELLHKKELSVSDLVDESYKRINEVDGKVQAFLALDEEKARAYAKELDEAVGEKDELGLLFGMPIGVKDNIVTKDLRTTASSKILQNFDPIYDATVVNRLRDAEAVTIGKLNMDEFAMGSSTENSGFKVTKNPWNLNTVPGGSSGGSAASVAAGEVLFSLGSDTGGSIRQPASFCGVVGLKPTYGRVSRYGLIAFASSLDQIGPMTRNVEDNAYVLQAIAGVDQMDATSANVDVPDFLSSLTGDIKGLKIAVPKEYLGEGVGEEAKESVFQALKVLEGLGATWEEVSLPHSKYALATYYLLSSSEASANLARFDGIRYGYRTDNADTLIDLYKNTRSEGFGDEVKRRIMLGTFALSSGYYDAYYKKAQKVRTLIKKDFEDVFEKYDVIVGPTTPTPAFNIGEKTSDPLTMYANDILTIPVNLAGVPGISVPCGFANGLPLGLQIIGKHFDEGTVYRVAHAFEQATDHHKAKPEL; the protein is encoded by the coding sequence ATGTCACTGTTTGATCACAAAATTTCTGAATTAAAAGAGCTTTTACATAAAAAAGAACTGTCTGTTTCTGATTTAGTGGACGAGTCTTATAAACGAATCAATGAAGTGGACGGGAAAGTACAAGCATTTCTTGCACTGGACGAAGAGAAAGCTCGTGCATATGCAAAGGAACTGGACGAGGCAGTTGGTGAAAAGGACGAGCTTGGTCTATTATTCGGTATGCCAATCGGTGTGAAAGATAACATCGTTACAAAGGATTTGCGTACAACCGCATCAAGTAAAATCCTGCAAAACTTTGATCCAATTTATGATGCAACGGTTGTAAACCGCCTAAGAGACGCAGAAGCAGTCACAATCGGTAAATTAAATATGGACGAATTCGCAATGGGTTCCTCTACGGAGAACTCAGGCTTCAAAGTGACGAAAAACCCGTGGAATTTAAACACCGTTCCAGGCGGATCAAGCGGTGGATCAGCAGCTTCTGTTGCAGCAGGGGAAGTACTGTTCTCACTTGGTTCAGATACAGGCGGTTCTATTCGTCAGCCGGCATCTTTCTGCGGAGTGGTGGGTCTTAAACCGACATATGGCCGTGTATCCAGATACGGATTAATCGCATTTGCTTCATCATTAGATCAAATTGGTCCGATGACACGTAATGTAGAGGACAACGCCTATGTTCTTCAAGCGATTGCTGGTGTCGATCAAATGGACGCAACGAGTGCAAATGTCGATGTCCCAGATTTTCTTTCTTCATTAACTGGCGACATCAAAGGTCTGAAAATCGCTGTGCCGAAAGAATATCTTGGCGAAGGTGTTGGCGAGGAAGCAAAAGAGTCTGTTTTTCAAGCGTTAAAAGTATTAGAAGGACTTGGTGCGACATGGGAAGAAGTGTCTCTACCGCATTCTAAATATGCGCTTGCGACTTACTACTTACTGTCTTCTTCAGAAGCATCTGCAAACCTTGCACGTTTTGACGGCATCCGCTATGGCTACCGTACAGATAATGCAGACACTCTCATTGATTTATACAAAAATACTCGTTCGGAAGGCTTCGGAGACGAAGTGAAGCGCCGCATCATGCTTGGAACATTCGCGCTAAGCTCAGGATATTACGATGCGTACTATAAAAAAGCGCAAAAGGTCCGTACATTAATCAAAAAAGACTTTGAAGATGTTTTCGAAAAGTATGATGTCATTGTAGGACCAACAACGCCGACTCCTGCATTTAACATTGGTGAAAAGACAAGCGACCCGCTAACCATGTATGCAAACGATATTTTAACGATCCCTGTTAACCTTGCAGGCGTTCCAGGAATCAGTGTACCTTGCGGGTTTGCAAATGGTCTTCCGTTAGGACTGCAAATCATCGGCAAGCACTTTGACGAAGGAACAGTGTACCGCGTGGCTCACGCTTTTGAGCAAGCAACAGATCATCATAAAGCAAAACCTGAACTGTAA
- the gatB gene encoding Asp-tRNA(Asn)/Glu-tRNA(Gln) amidotransferase subunit GatB — translation MNFETVIGLEVHVELKTQSKIFSSSPTPFGAAANTQTSVIDLGYPGVLPVLNKEAVNFAMKAAMALNCEIATDTKFDRKNYFYPDNPKAYQISQFDKPIGENGWIEIEVEGKTKRIGITRLHLEEDAGKLTHTGDGYSLVDFNRQGTPLVEIVSEPDIRTPEEAYAYLEKLKSIIQYTGVSDCKMEEGSLRCDANISLRPIGREEFGTKTELKNLNSFAFVQKGLEFEEKRQEQVLLSGGLIEQETRRYDEASKKTILMRVKEGSDDYRYFPEPDLVELYIDDEWKERVRASIPELPDERRKRYIDELGLPAYDAMVLTLTKEMSDFFEATISEGAEAKQASNWLMGEVSAYLNSAQKELEDTKLTPQGLAGMIRLIEKGTISSKIAKKVFKELIENGGDAETIVKEKGLVQISDEGALLKLVTEALDNNPQSIEDFKNGKDRAIGFLVGQIMKASKGQANPPMVNKILLEEIKKR, via the coding sequence ATGAACTTTGAAACGGTAATTGGACTTGAAGTCCACGTAGAGCTAAAAACACAATCGAAAATTTTCTCAAGCTCGCCGACACCTTTTGGTGCAGCTGCCAACACGCAAACAAGTGTCATCGACCTTGGATATCCTGGCGTACTGCCTGTACTGAACAAAGAAGCGGTGAACTTTGCGATGAAAGCGGCCATGGCGCTGAACTGTGAAATCGCAACAGATACAAAATTTGACCGTAAAAACTACTTCTATCCTGATAACCCAAAGGCATATCAAATTTCTCAATTTGATAAACCAATCGGTGAAAACGGCTGGATTGAAATTGAAGTAGAAGGCAAAACAAAACGAATCGGTATTACGCGTCTCCATTTGGAAGAGGATGCAGGGAAATTAACGCACACAGGCGACGGTTACTCACTCGTCGATTTCAATCGCCAAGGAACACCGCTTGTTGAAATCGTATCTGAGCCAGATATTCGCACGCCAGAAGAAGCGTATGCTTATTTAGAAAAATTAAAATCTATTATTCAATATACAGGCGTTTCTGACTGTAAAATGGAAGAAGGCTCACTTCGCTGTGATGCCAATATTTCTCTTCGTCCAATCGGCCGTGAGGAGTTTGGCACAAAGACAGAGCTCAAAAACTTGAACTCATTCGCTTTCGTACAAAAAGGCCTTGAATTCGAGGAGAAGCGTCAAGAGCAAGTATTGCTTTCTGGCGGCTTGATCGAACAGGAAACCCGCCGTTATGACGAAGCGTCTAAAAAGACGATCCTGATGCGCGTCAAAGAGGGCTCTGATGATTACCGTTACTTCCCGGAACCAGATTTGGTGGAGCTGTACATTGATGACGAGTGGAAAGAACGCGTAAGAGCATCCATTCCAGAGCTTCCAGACGAGCGCCGTAAACGCTACATCGATGAGCTTGGACTGCCTGCATATGATGCCATGGTACTGACGCTGACAAAAGAAATGTCTGATTTCTTTGAAGCGACCATTTCAGAAGGTGCAGAAGCAAAGCAAGCTTCAAACTGGTTGATGGGTGAAGTATCTGCCTACTTAAACTCTGCTCAAAAAGAGCTGGAAGATACGAAGCTAACGCCGCAAGGTCTTGCTGGCATGATCAGGCTCATTGAAAAAGGGACAATTTCCTCGAAGATTGCGAAAAAGGTATTCAAAGAGCTCATCGAAAATGGGGGAGACGCAGAAACAATCGTCAAAGAAAAAGGACTTGTCCAAATTTCTGACGAAGGTGCGCTGCTCAAACTTGTCACAGAAGCACTTGATAATAACCCACAATCCATTGAAGACTTTAAAAATGGTAAAGACCGCGCGATTGGTTTCTTAGTCGGACAAATCATGAAAGCATCGAAGGGCCAAGCTAACCCGCCGATGGTGAACAAGATTCTCCTTGAAGAAATCAAAAAACGCTAA
- a CDS encoding TetR/AcrR family transcriptional regulator, with product MNEKKEKIIKASIQLFAKKGFSSTTIQEIADECGISKGAFYLHFKSKEQLFNRAFEYYIDTSMQTIETIRKENQHLAPREIFQKQIAEQFQHFAENKDFIILILSENIIPENQQIKKYSKTVKKQLNDEIQISILTTYGQEIEPYITDLSVMIQGIIQSYVQVLLLQDQIQLSFDELSSFILERFDDLVQGLLRSQPQPILKQIIWNDEAPSAASLQEELRLLKLEHLLSDDTFVSIEVIEEELAKVEPRKPVIQGMLTNLEKCEDPAVLRAVEQLKLFLQ from the coding sequence ATGAACGAAAAAAAAGAAAAAATCATTAAAGCAAGCATCCAATTGTTTGCGAAAAAGGGTTTTTCTTCTACGACCATTCAGGAAATTGCAGATGAATGCGGAATATCAAAAGGCGCATTTTATTTACATTTCAAATCAAAAGAACAGCTTTTCAACCGAGCGTTTGAATATTATATCGACACTTCGATGCAAACTATTGAAACGATTCGAAAAGAGAACCAGCATCTCGCGCCGAGAGAGATCTTTCAGAAACAAATCGCTGAACAGTTCCAGCATTTTGCTGAGAACAAGGATTTTATCATTCTGATCCTCAGCGAGAACATTATTCCCGAAAACCAGCAAATTAAAAAGTACTCAAAAACTGTGAAAAAGCAATTGAATGATGAAATTCAAATTTCCATCTTGACCACTTATGGACAGGAGATTGAACCATATATAACTGACCTGTCAGTCATGATCCAAGGAATCATCCAATCGTATGTGCAGGTCCTGCTTTTACAGGATCAAATACAATTATCATTTGATGAGCTCTCATCCTTTATACTCGAACGGTTTGATGATCTGGTCCAAGGCCTGCTTCGTTCTCAGCCGCAACCGATTTTGAAGCAAATCATTTGGAACGATGAAGCGCCGAGTGCTGCTTCCCTTCAAGAAGAGCTTCGTTTGTTAAAACTTGAGCATCTGCTTTCTGATGATACCTTTGTATCCATTGAAGTGATTGAAGAAGAGCTGGCAAAAGTTGAGCCTCGCAAGCCAGTCATCCAAGGAATGCTGACGAATTTAGAAAAGTGTGAGGACCCTGCTGTTCTAAGAGCAGTGGAACAATTGAAGCTGTTTCTTCAATAA
- a CDS encoding efflux RND transporter permease subunit — protein MNSIINFVLKNKFAVWLMTIIVTVAGLYAGLNMKQESIPNINTPVITVSTSYPGATPDEVSDKVTDPIEKSIQNLNGVSVVTSNSFENASSIQVEYDYNKDMDEAKKEIEDAISNINFPENAEKPKIARFSINAIPILALSVSGDKESLQDLTQKVENDLIPSLEGLDGVSSVEASGQQIKEVEFSFKEKKLKEYGLDEETVQNMIKGSDVNVPLGLYTFGNKQKSVVVDGNILSVKDLKNMRIPVTPSADGSAGSAGAGAPSSGTENPGVQGAEQQAGNTNQQQAAAQQPTGGGGASGQSVELPTIKLSEIADIKVVKDAESISRTNGKDSIGLQIVKGSDANTVKVAEEVTKELETFKKDNKGIKVSTTYDQAEPIKESVSTMLNKAIIGAIFAIIIILLFLRDIKSTLISVISIPLSLLIAVILLNQLDITLNIMTLGAMTVAIGRVVDDSIVVIENIYRRMALKDEPLKGKALVREATKEMFIPIMSSTIVTIAVFLPLALVGGMIGELFIPFALTIVFALLASLLVAITIVPMMAHSLFKKNLYGTAKKVKEHKPSKLASGYRRVLNWTLNHKWITSGIAILMLAGSLFLAPLVGVSFLPQEVEKTVMVTYTPEPGQTREQSMDETKKAEEYLMKRDHVNTVQYSLGSSNPMTASVGANSNGALFFVQYDDDTPNFDKEKDRVIKALQDQSSKGEWKSQNLSSAGANNTVTYYVYGDKASDIEGTVKDVENILKDEKNLKNVSTSLSEKYDEYTFNADQEKLAKLGLTASQIAQAIAPQNSETTLTKVTEDGKELDVKLQTEKDEYKSKKDLENKKITTPTGQEVRIGDVVKVKDGTTANTVTKRDGKIYAEVSGDMTTDDVSSVTQDVQKKVDKLDLKSGVTIDTGGISADIQESFTQLGLAMLAAIAIVYLVLVITFGGGLAPFAILFSLPFTIIGALLGLFIAKETISLNAMIGLLMLIGIVVTNAIVLIDRVIHKEQEGLSTREALLEAGTTRLRPILMTALATIGALLPLALGFEGGSEIVSKGLGVTVIGGLTSSTLLTLVIVPIVYEMLTKFRRKKKYAEEE, from the coding sequence ATGAATTCGATCATCAATTTTGTATTAAAGAATAAGTTCGCTGTATGGCTCATGACGATTATCGTAACAGTTGCTGGTCTATATGCCGGATTGAATATGAAACAAGAATCAATCCCGAATATCAACACTCCAGTCATTACGGTTTCTACATCGTACCCTGGCGCAACGCCGGACGAAGTATCAGATAAGGTGACAGATCCAATTGAAAAGTCGATCCAAAACCTCAATGGGGTCAGCGTGGTCACTTCTAATTCTTTTGAAAATGCATCATCCATTCAAGTCGAGTACGATTACAACAAAGACATGGATGAAGCAAAAAAGGAAATTGAAGATGCTATTAGCAATATCAATTTTCCTGAAAATGCAGAAAAACCTAAAATTGCACGCTTTAGTATTAATGCGATTCCAATCCTAGCCCTTAGTGTCTCTGGTGATAAAGAATCATTACAAGACCTTACACAAAAAGTAGAAAATGACCTCATTCCTTCTCTTGAAGGATTAGACGGCGTCTCTTCTGTCGAAGCTTCAGGACAGCAAATCAAAGAAGTAGAATTTTCGTTTAAAGAAAAGAAACTAAAAGAATACGGTCTAGATGAAGAAACCGTCCAAAACATGATCAAAGGCTCTGATGTGAATGTGCCATTAGGTTTATACACATTTGGCAACAAACAAAAATCAGTTGTCGTGGACGGCAATATTTTAAGCGTCAAAGACTTGAAAAATATGCGAATTCCAGTCACACCAAGTGCAGACGGCAGTGCGGGAAGCGCTGGAGCTGGAGCACCTTCTAGTGGCACTGAAAACCCAGGTGTTCAGGGTGCGGAGCAGCAGGCTGGAAATACAAATCAGCAACAAGCGGCAGCTCAGCAGCCAACTGGTGGAGGCGGAGCAAGCGGTCAATCTGTAGAGCTGCCAACGATCAAGCTTTCTGAAATTGCGGATATTAAAGTCGTAAAAGATGCAGAATCGATCTCTAGAACGAATGGAAAAGACAGCATCGGCCTGCAAATTGTCAAAGGCTCTGATGCCAACACAGTGAAAGTAGCAGAAGAAGTCACAAAAGAGCTTGAGACATTCAAAAAAGACAACAAAGGCATCAAAGTAAGCACCACATATGATCAAGCAGAGCCGATTAAAGAGTCTGTCAGCACAATGCTGAACAAGGCAATTATCGGAGCGATCTTTGCGATCATTATCATTCTATTGTTCCTGCGGGATATCAAATCAACATTAATTTCGGTCATCTCCATTCCGTTATCTCTGTTGATTGCTGTTATATTATTAAATCAGCTAGATATTACATTAAATATCATGACGCTTGGTGCCATGACCGTCGCCATTGGACGTGTGGTTGATGACTCGATTGTGGTCATAGAAAATATCTATCGACGAATGGCATTAAAGGATGAACCGTTAAAAGGCAAAGCACTTGTCAGAGAAGCCACAAAAGAAATGTTTATCCCAATCATGTCTTCGACGATTGTGACAATTGCGGTATTCTTACCGTTAGCATTAGTAGGCGGAATGATTGGTGAACTATTTATCCCATTTGCGCTAACGATTGTGTTTGCTTTACTTGCTTCACTGCTTGTCGCCATTACAATTGTTCCAATGATGGCACACAGTCTATTTAAAAAGAACCTGTACGGCACAGCGAAAAAAGTAAAAGAACATAAACCAAGCAAGCTTGCTAGCGGTTATAGACGTGTACTTAATTGGACACTCAACCATAAATGGATCACATCAGGAATTGCCATTCTTATGCTTGCCGGAAGCTTATTCTTAGCACCACTTGTCGGTGTCAGCTTCTTACCACAGGAAGTAGAGAAAACGGTGATGGTGACATACACACCAGAGCCTGGTCAAACGAGAGAACAATCAATGGATGAAACGAAAAAAGCGGAAGAATATTTGATGAAACGTGACCATGTCAATACAGTTCAGTATTCATTAGGCTCTTCAAATCCCATGACAGCAAGTGTTGGTGCTAATTCTAACGGTGCATTATTCTTTGTACAATATGATGATGATACGCCAAACTTTGATAAAGAAAAAGACCGCGTGATCAAAGCCCTCCAAGACCAATCGTCTAAAGGGGAATGGAAATCACAAAACCTCTCATCTGCTGGCGCAAATAATACCGTGACGTACTATGTGTACGGGGACAAAGCAAGTGATATTGAAGGCACAGTAAAAGATGTTGAGAACATCTTAAAAGATGAGAAAAACCTGAAAAATGTCAGCACAAGTTTATCTGAAAAATACGACGAATATACGTTTAATGCAGATCAAGAAAAACTGGCGAAACTGGGTCTAACTGCTTCACAAATCGCTCAAGCGATTGCACCTCAAAATAGTGAAACAACACTGACGAAAGTTACTGAGGACGGCAAAGAACTTGATGTGAAGCTTCAAACGGAAAAAGATGAATATAAGAGCAAAAAAGATTTAGAAAATAAAAAGATCACCACACCAACAGGGCAAGAAGTCCGAATTGGTGATGTCGTAAAAGTAAAAGATGGCACGACAGCAAATACGGTGACAAAACGTGATGGAAAAATCTACGCAGAAGTGTCTGGTGACATGACAACAGATGACGTCTCAAGTGTGACACAAGATGTTCAGAAGAAAGTCGACAAGCTTGATTTGAAATCTGGCGTAACGATTGACACAGGCGGCATAAGTGCGGATATCCAAGAATCCTTTACACAGCTTGGCCTTGCAATGCTAGCAGCGATTGCCATTGTGTATCTCGTTCTCGTCATCACATTTGGCGGAGGTCTTGCACCATTTGCGATTCTCTTCTCTCTGCCATTTACGATTATTGGTGCGCTACTTGGATTGTTTATAGCAAAAGAAACCATCAGCTTAAATGCCATGATTGGATTGCTCATGCTGATTGGTATCGTTGTAACAAATGCCATTGTCTTGATTGACCGCGTGATTCATAAAGAACAAGAGGGTCTCTCAACAAGAGAAGCATTACTTGAAGCTGGTACAACAAGATTACGTCCAATCTTAATGACGGCTCTTGCGACGATCGGTGCATTGCTGCCACTCGCATTAGGATTTGAAGGCGGAAGCGAGATCGTATCAAAAGGACTTGGCGTTACCGTAATTGGCGGTTTAACAAGTTCTACACTTCTCACATTGGTCATCGTCCCAATTGTGTATGAAATGTTAACTAAGTTTAGACGTAAGAAAAAGTACGCAGAAGAAGAATAA
- a CDS encoding nucleoside hydrolase, whose product MKKPVYFNHDGGVDDLVSLFLLLQMGHLKVIGMSVIPADCYLEPALSASQKIIDRFSPYEIEVAASTSRGVNPFPKEWRMHAFYIDALPILNEKSNVDTKVSKLPAHFHLIETVKKAKEPVTLLFTGPLTDLSRALEEDPSISNKIEKLVWMGGTFLEKGNVEEPEHDGTAEWNAFWDPYAVSTVFQETFPIEMVALESTNQVPLTLDVRQRWASLRSHIGIDFIGQCYAFCPLLIHHETNSTYYLWDVLTTITLASSSFTRSKKVNAIVYTETPRQGRTEEHPDGKSIQVIDHVNRDAFFHAFEELMRKAVCQIST is encoded by the coding sequence ATGAAAAAGCCTGTCTATTTTAATCATGACGGCGGTGTTGATGACCTCGTCTCATTATTTCTTCTCCTTCAAATGGGACATCTGAAAGTCATCGGAATGTCTGTGATTCCTGCTGATTGTTATTTAGAGCCTGCTCTCAGTGCATCTCAAAAAATCATTGATCGCTTTAGCCCTTATGAAATTGAAGTCGCTGCATCAACTTCTAGAGGCGTCAATCCATTTCCGAAGGAGTGGCGTATGCATGCTTTTTATATAGATGCTCTGCCAATTTTAAATGAAAAAAGCAATGTTGATACAAAAGTGTCTAAGCTTCCAGCACACTTTCACCTGATTGAAACGGTTAAGAAAGCAAAAGAACCTGTCACCCTGCTCTTTACTGGTCCGCTCACAGACCTTTCACGCGCTTTAGAAGAAGATCCATCAATCTCTAATAAAATTGAGAAGTTGGTGTGGATGGGCGGCACGTTCCTTGAAAAAGGCAATGTTGAAGAACCCGAGCATGATGGGACAGCAGAATGGAATGCATTTTGGGACCCTTATGCTGTGAGCACTGTCTTTCAGGAAACGTTTCCTATTGAAATGGTCGCACTTGAAAGTACAAATCAAGTCCCTCTTACACTTGATGTACGTCAGCGCTGGGCTTCCCTTCGTTCTCATATTGGAATAGATTTTATCGGACAGTGCTATGCCTTTTGTCCGCTGCTCATTCATCATGAAACGAACTCGACTTACTACTTATGGGACGTGCTGACAACGATTACTCTTGCTTCCTCATCATTTACTCGCTCAAAGAAAGTGAACGCAATCGTTTATACCGAAACGCCTAGACAAGGACGCACTGAAGAGCATCCAGATGGAAAATCCATTCAAGTGATTGATCATGTCAATCGTGATGCCTTTTTCCACGCATTTGAAGAGCTTATGAGAAAAGCTGTTTGTCAGATTTCAACATAA
- a CDS encoding diacylglycerol kinase, translating into MKRARIIYNPTSGRELFKKNLPQVLQKFEQAGYETSCHATTCAGDATQAAEKAAQRDFDLIVAAGGDGTINEVVNGLAPLEKRPKLGIIPVGTTNDFARALGIPREGVLKATDAIIEGVAKPLDIGKVNGHYFINIAGGGRLTELTYEVPSKLKTMLGQLAYYLKGMEMLPSIRPTEVEIEYDGKLFHGEIMLFLVSLTNSVGGFEKLAPDSILDDGMFDLIILKKVNLAEAIRVVSLALRGEHIHDNNVIYAKANRVKVDVKDKMQLNLDGEYGGMLPGEFENLYRHIEFIVPKATAEKIG; encoded by the coding sequence ATGAAACGTGCTCGAATTATATACAATCCGACATCTGGGCGTGAACTTTTCAAGAAGAATTTACCGCAGGTTTTGCAAAAATTTGAACAAGCAGGCTATGAAACTTCTTGTCATGCGACGACATGTGCAGGAGATGCCACGCAAGCAGCAGAAAAAGCCGCACAGAGAGATTTTGATTTAATTGTAGCAGCAGGTGGAGACGGCACAATCAATGAAGTCGTCAACGGACTAGCACCGCTTGAAAAAAGACCAAAACTAGGAATTATTCCAGTTGGAACAACAAATGATTTCGCAAGAGCTCTTGGAATTCCACGAGAAGGTGTTTTAAAGGCGACAGATGCCATTATTGAAGGTGTAGCAAAGCCGCTTGATATCGGTAAAGTCAATGGTCATTATTTTATTAATATTGCTGGCGGCGGCCGATTAACAGAGCTCACCTATGAGGTGCCTAGTAAGCTGAAGACCATGCTTGGACAGCTTGCATATTATTTAAAAGGCATGGAGATGCTTCCTTCTATCCGCCCGACAGAAGTCGAAATTGAATATGACGGCAAATTGTTTCATGGAGAAATCATGCTGTTCCTTGTTTCACTCACAAACTCAGTAGGCGGCTTTGAAAAACTAGCGCCAGATTCCATTTTAGATGATGGGATGTTTGACCTGATTATTCTAAAAAAGGTCAATCTAGCAGAAGCCATTCGAGTAGTTAGCCTTGCACTGCGAGGCGAGCATATTCATGATAACAATGTCATCTACGCCAAAGCGAATCGAGTGAAGGTAGATGTAAAAGATAAAATGCAATTGAATTTAGATGGTGAATACGGCGGCATGCTTCCAGGTGAATTTGAAAACCTGTATCGCCATATTGAATTTATTGTGCCAAAAGCAACAGCTGAAAAAATAGGGTAG
- the rlmD gene encoding 23S rRNA (uracil(1939)-C(5))-methyltransferase RlmD has protein sequence MKMKPPIQKNEYYNVTFEDLTHEGAGVAKIEGFPVFVPNALPDEQGKIKVTRVKKGFAFGRLMELTKESQHRQDAPCPIYKQCGGCQIQHMSYEGQLLFKQKQVKDVLERIGKLDMSRVKVHPVLGMKDPWNYRNKAQVPVGEREGGLVAGFYQQRTHEIIDMEKCLIQQSENDEAVQAVKEICQVFGIKAYNEERHKGWLRHVMVRYGITTGEMMVVFVTRTADFPQKQQVIEQIIARFPHVRSIVQNVNSKKTNVIFGEETTVLWGEEYIYDTIGGIKFAISARSFYQVNPAQTKVLYDKALEYAELQGEETVIDAYCGIGTISLFLAQQAGRVYGVEIVPEAIEDAKRNATLNEINNVEFAVGEAETVIPNWYKEGIKADTLVVDPPRKGCDEALLDTILKMKPNRVVYVSCNPGTLARDLRILEDGGYVTEEVQPVDMFPHTSHVECVASLVINQ, from the coding sequence GTGAAAATGAAACCGCCTATTCAAAAGAATGAATACTACAATGTAACCTTCGAAGACTTAACGCATGAAGGTGCTGGTGTAGCAAAAATTGAAGGGTTCCCTGTCTTTGTACCGAATGCCCTTCCTGACGAACAAGGGAAAATCAAAGTCACACGAGTCAAAAAAGGTTTTGCTTTTGGACGACTCATGGAGCTGACAAAGGAAAGTCAGCACAGGCAAGATGCGCCATGTCCCATTTACAAACAGTGCGGCGGCTGTCAAATTCAGCATATGAGCTATGAAGGCCAGCTGCTATTTAAACAAAAACAAGTAAAGGACGTCTTAGAGCGGATCGGCAAGCTTGATATGAGCCGTGTAAAAGTTCATCCTGTACTCGGCATGAAAGACCCTTGGAATTACCGAAACAAAGCACAAGTTCCAGTGGGCGAACGCGAAGGCGGACTTGTTGCAGGATTTTATCAGCAGCGTACCCATGAAATCATTGATATGGAAAAATGTTTGATTCAGCAGTCAGAAAACGACGAAGCCGTTCAAGCTGTCAAAGAAATATGCCAAGTGTTCGGTATCAAAGCATATAACGAAGAACGTCATAAAGGCTGGCTTCGTCATGTCATGGTTCGCTATGGCATCACAACAGGTGAAATGATGGTTGTTTTTGTTACAAGAACGGCTGATTTTCCGCAAAAGCAGCAGGTGATTGAGCAGATTATAGCACGCTTCCCACACGTTCGGTCAATTGTGCAAAACGTGAATTCAAAGAAAACAAATGTCATTTTCGGAGAAGAAACGACCGTTTTATGGGGTGAAGAATACATTTATGACACGATTGGCGGCATCAAATTTGCTATTTCAGCCCGCTCATTTTATCAAGTGAACCCCGCCCAAACAAAGGTGCTTTACGACAAAGCGCTTGAATATGCAGAGCTGCAAGGCGAAGAAACCGTCATCGATGCCTACTGCGGAATCGGTACGATTTCCTTATTTCTCGCTCAACAAGCAGGCAGAGTATATGGCGTTGAAATTGTCCCAGAAGCAATTGAAGATGCAAAACGAAACGCTACCTTAAACGAAATCAATAATGTTGAATTTGCAGTCGGCGAAGCAGAAACCGTCATCCCAAACTGGTACAAAGAAGGCATCAAAGCAGACACCCTCGTCGTCGATCCGCCAAGAAAAGGCTGTGACGAAGCACTGCTTGACACCATTTTAAAAATGAAACCAAACCGCGTTGTTTATGTTTCATGTAATCCAGGGACGCTAGCTCGTGATTTGCGAATTCTTGAAGATGGCGGGTATGTGACGGAGGAAGTACAGCCTGTGGATATGTTTCCGCATACGAGCCATGTGGAATGTGTAGCAAGTCTTGTGATTAATCAGTAA